A genomic segment from Canis lupus dingo isolate Sandy chromosome 23, ASM325472v2, whole genome shotgun sequence encodes:
- the SS18L2 gene encoding SS18-like protein 2 produces MSVAFVPDWLKGKAEVNQETIQRLLEENDQLIRCIVEYQNKGRANECVQYQHVLHRNLIYLATIADANPTSASKAME; encoded by the exons ATGTCGGTGGCCTTCGTACCGGACTGGCTGAAAGGCAAGGCGGAAGTCAACCAGGAGACGATCCAGCGG CTCTTGGAGGAGAATGACCAACTCATCCGCTGTATCGTGGAGTATCAGAACAAAGGCCGGGCGAATGAGTGCGTCCA GTACCAACATGTGTTACATAGAAATCTCATTTATTTGGCTACCATCGCAGATGCCAACCCAACCAGTGCTTCAAAAGCAATGGAATAA
- the LOC125753386 gene encoding proline-rich protein 2-like, producing the protein MSLKQRKKSSDRRAAVSSGSLPARASAVPESADPPGEARRTEDSDEPHGARWGQARPEGGAGPAPPPPPGPPCATPDPARFRLTGRGARLHPRALTSPTAASGSRRPRVAPPRRSTTRRRLRNLSPPGGPGPGHWRPRRRRAGKPMQPSGHERMKLELGLRPERW; encoded by the exons ATGTCActgaagcagaggaaaaagag CAGCGATCGGCGCGCAGCTGTCAGCTCGGGGTCCCTGCCGGCGCGCGCCTCCGCCGTCCCCGAGTCGGCAGACCCGCCGGGGGAAGCCAGGCGGACAGAGGACTCCGACGAGCCCCACGGAGCCAGGTGGGGCCAAGCCCGGCCCGAGGGAGGGGCGGGCCCGGCGCCGCCTCCACCTCCAGGCCCGCCCTGCGCCACACCCGACCCCGCCCGCTTTCGGCTAACGGGCCGCGGCGCCCGGCTCCACCCGCGAGCCCTCACCTCGCCCACGGCGGCCTCCGGGAGTCGGCGCCCGCGGGTCGCGCCGCCTCGCCGCAGTACcacccgccgccgcctccgcaaCCTCAGCCCACCGGGCGGACCCGGCCCAGGTCACTGGCGGCCCAGGCGCAG GAGAGCTGGGAAGCCAATGCAGCCATCTGGGCATGAGAGGATGAAGTTGGAGCTTGGACTTAGACCCGAGCGATGGTGA